Within Bos indicus x Bos taurus breed Angus x Brahman F1 hybrid chromosome 2, Bos_hybrid_MaternalHap_v2.0, whole genome shotgun sequence, the genomic segment CTTCTGGGAACATAGCATCTAATTCTTCATCAGACAACGGGCGATTTCTCTCATCAATTTCTCGCTCCCACCGCCAAGCCTGAAGCTGCTCAGGAGTCATACTCATTATGTGACCTACCAAAAAAGTAAacttctgtaataatctatatagTGCAAGATTTTTATCATCACATAGGTCCTTGAGATTGGATATAAGACAGTTAAGATCAATTctaacattcatttttatattataaactcAGACTTCCTTTTATGTCCCGTTATTCTTGCCAAAAATAGGCATTAATAACACACagaaaaccacaaacaaaaagttcaaaatactaacagggggaaaaaattatttccaatgaCAAAGTTTCTACCTGGAGTAGGGGTGGCCATGTTCATGGCTGGTGTGCCAATTGGTGTCTTTCCAGGGGTCAGAACAGGAGTGCTTCCACCCATCTGACTAGCTGGTGTTTCATCCCAACGTGACTTTCTTTTActggctccaggagttggcgttTCACCAATGGAATCTCCACCTCGATCTGTTCGAGGAGTCTCAGCCCATCCACTTCCATGCCCAGGagtatctttaaagaaaaagtgaatAAGCCTAAAATTTTAACCACTGTCAAAAAATGACTGTTTATTCTCAAACAGTTAACAAACTCAAACTGATGAAGttcagaaacaagaaaaggaaacaggagcaaagaatttttttaatcactcatAATACAACCCAGAAATAACCACTTTTGTGTAGCTTgagccatttttcatttttccagagTGAGATTACTCTGCATGTGCAATTTTATACTGCTTCTCTTATCCATTACTGTTTATGCGGGGGGAGGAAGTAGGGGTGTGTGGTTTGTGGAATCTCaggtccctggttcaggaagatcccctgcagatcacaacccactccagtattcttgcctgggaaatcccatggacagaggagcctggcagggctacagtccatggagtcacaaaagagtgggacacaacttaacgactaagCAACAACTAATGTTCCTCCTAAAATAATCCTTAAACCTCTTTAAGAAGGGAAAAGATTTACACATATAATCTGCTCAATTCTTAACCTGTCCCGAAAACATCTGGTTATTTATCTGTCTATCCAGGACCAGAAGAACCGAGTTTCACCCATAGACATACCACTCATCAAATCAACATTTTACTCAAACACATGCCCAGATTCCACTAGAAGTACCTCTTTCTGTTTTGGGGGTCTCATCCCATCTGTTTTTACGAGCACTGGAAGTTGCGCCTCCATGGCCTGGTGTTGCGTGGCCTGGTGTATCGCCTCGTCCAGGAGTAGCAGCTCCCGCAGGTGTGTGACTAGGGGTAGGATCCCATATTTTTGAGCCTGGGGTTGCTCCAGGAGTTTCACTTCCCTTTGCACGACCTGGTGTTTCATCCCATCTTAAGGAAGGGGTATGTCCAGGGGTCTTAACagagtaaaacatttttatttcagacaTCCACATGAAAGTaactagaaaacttaaaaaaaaattaaatgttttagttCATGATTAAGAGAGTAGATGTAGATTATCCTTCTGCTTAAAAGATGCCTACTTTTTAAGCAAACATGTTTATGactaaaaacaatttaaagattTAATTTAAAGCACTGAAAAAAGCCCTAGcttaaaaaaacaacatattTTGGGTAATAATCTTGTTATGCCACTAATGGTTCTGTAACTTTTGGGAAAACATTAAGGTTTCTCTGTTGAGATCTCAAAAACTTTCAGTTCTATAAATCTGGGGCTTTGAAATGTGAGCACCAAATTTCCCACtaagaatatttttgaatttttttttgattttatgtgtttaattaatttaaccaTGTTTTGAATCACTTGAGTAATTATAACTTGATACTGCCACATAATTTCAAATCCTTGAAATGAGTTTATATTTACAATCTTTATATTACTCTCAagattaatgaaaacaaaaaattagaagCTGACTTAATCAAAAGTTCCATGGTAGTTCAAATAAAGACAAGCAGTGAGCGATATAGGGCATCAGACAGTGTGACAGCAAAATAACCTCCATAATGCAGACAATATCATATCAAAAATGGCAGGTCAAGCAGTAGAaacaaaatttgtatttaaataattctATAAGTTTTGTAGTATATTTTTACGTATTTCTTTTAAAGTTGGATGCTCCACCCAAGAGTTCTATTTAGCTTTATGTTTGCAAATAAgaatcagtatttttttctttcaaaagattcTATATATTAATCAGGGTTAATAAATTCTTAATTAGGTGAGTAAAGCATATatacagttggaccataaagaaggctgagcgcccaagaattgatgctttcgaattgtggtgctggagaagactcttgagtcccttgcactgcaaggagattaaaccagttaatcctaaaggaaatcaaccctgaatattcattggaaggactgatgctgaagttctaatcCTTTGgtaacctgatgtgaagagttgacttactggaaaagactctgatgctggctcggaaagactgaggggagggaagcagaagggggcaacagatgatgagatggttagatgacattaccacctcaatggacatgaatctgagcaaacttcaggagatagtgaagaacacggaagcctggggtgctgaagtccatggggtcgcgaagggtcagactcaacttagtgactgaacaacactgaacaataacaaggcacataaactgttaaaaaatatctttttgctCAACTGCTCTTCCTGCTCAATCAGGTAGGAAAAAATTCTTCCTACTATCCACTGTAATTCCTACAGACATGATTAGAATAGAATTGTGTTAAATgagaaacatgaaagaaaatatggTCTGAATCTCTAGTTTTTATAAAACAGACATCAACTTTTGGGTCTTCTTTTCTGTTGAAGAGATACAAGACaagtttctttttctcagttCTAAAAATTTACACCGGATACCAACCACAGAATTTAACTTAGTAATATTTCTCTGCAGAGTCAAGTCCTCTCATGTATCAGCAAGCAAATGGGAAGTCCTCAAGATCTACCTTAAACTAAATTCGTTGGAAATTACGTGTTAGGTTTAGAACTCAGTTCTGAGTTTGGAAAAACACTGCCATGGTCTGACAtgcttttcctcatttgtaaataaatCTGCAGTAGCCTATGCTAGAGTGGACAGTGACTTAGTCTAGGGTAGAGGGGACAGATACCATGTAAAGTGGCTagattctgaatatatttaaaagttgggccaagaaaatttattttggatAGGATGTCAgattaaagaataaaaggaatataCGATGACCCTGAAGGGTTTGGTTTGAGCCAATATACATGGGAGCAGGATGGAAAGAGTGAATAtggaaaatcaattttattttagaaatactgaTTTTGAGATGCCAATCAAATACACATCAAGGTAAATGTGTTGGGTCTGAGgaacagagaaataaagatgGATTTGTAAATTTGGGAGTTGTCTTACAAAGACAATATGTAAAGACAGGAGCAAGATCCTAGAGTTAATTTAGACTGAAAAGAGATCTGAGGATTGAGCATTAGAGTACACTAAATTTATGGAAGCTGAGGATGATACAGCAAACAAGACTAAAAAGTAGTAGCCACTAAGAGGAGTattgtaaaaagagaaagaaatggatggTAGCTGGAAGGGGATGTGAAGATCAAGAGATGATTTCttgcagtttttttgtttttttttttttttaaagataaagatcaGGAAAATGTGTTTGTTGATGATAATAACCTAGAGTACAGAGAAAAAAACTGATGCTACATTAGAGTCCTTGGGTAATAAGAGATGGGAAATGGTACATAAACAGACGGGTTAAGCTGTACACAGTCAATTTGTACTAACAGTCCACATTACAAGAGATGGAAAAGCAGAGTAGATGAGAACATATACAGGCATACCAGCAGATTTCACAGTGGGAACAtttatacttttatctttttaattgttCCTATTTGGGATGggagagaaatagaaatcaaagTCACAAACTAAAAAGCAGCAGCTAAGGAGGTACAGCTTCACAGAACATAAGGAAGTCATTTGAAGGGAAGGGGAATAGAGCCATTGCTTAATGATCACTTTGTCTGAGTGATGAAAAAGTTTCGGAATATAAATCATGGTGGTTCTTGTACAACATTTTAAGAGTAATCAATATCattaaattgtacacttaaaaatggataaaatggcaaattgtatattttaccaccaaaaaaaagtttctaggaaaataaactgacaaagaaaatgtagtagtagtgtgtatatatgacACCTGTAGTCAGACTTAAAATCATCCatctagaaaatgaagaggacCGCTATGTTATACTCAACCTCCATATAATGTGACGTACTTCCATTATctgtatttaatatttcaaaacgAACATCCCGTTACAAGTTATAAATAGAACTGTTTGCCACAGAAGTCATGTTGAAGCCCTTATCCTTGCTCTAACTGTACTTGGAGACTGAACCTTGAGTGAGGTAattaggttaaatgaggtcacaagGTTGAACCCTAACCTGACAGGACTGGTGTCGTTACAGGCagagaagagacaccagagctcCCTCGCTCTTCCACGTGTGCAAaggccacatgaggacacagcaagaaagcAGACATCTGCAAGTCAGGAGGAGAGCTCTTACTAGGTACTaaccctgctggcaccttgatcttcaagcccccagaactgtgagaaaataaatgcctcttgtttaagctacccagtctgagGTTATCTTGTTAAGGCAACAAAAGCAGACCAATATATTCCAtgagagaaataaattaaaaatagtaacaataaaaaataaaaagaaattacctCTGCTTGATCCCAACTTGATAGCTTTTTTGGAGTGGCACCAGGAGTCTGATCAGCTGTTTGATCCCAACGTCGTTTCCGTTTTGAGGGAGGCTGGGATGCTGCTGCTCCATTGACGACTTTTAATTCTCCAGCCTTAGCTTTTTCTGCTAGCTGTTGCCTAATTTCTCtctgaaaaatacacaaataatcaGTGAGCATCTTTAAAACactttcaatatattttcatgCCATTAGTACAGTTATTTCTACCTAACACCATTTTATTCTTCACTCATTCTCCTTTCTATGCTACTGGTATTTCCATTCCTTATTTTACCTCTCTTTCCTGTATTTTCAAGCTTTATACACTGTCTTTTTATATAATAGATGAGCAAATATGGAACGTATTACATAGAGAGCACTGCTTTAAATATAGTTAATGAAGTAAAATCTTCACTCAATGGTAGCAAACCAAAATGCTTCCACTGAAAAACACTTCAAGTAAAACTTATAAAAATAGCAATTAAGACTATTAAGTTGGGAGAGtgataaattttcaaaattttattgtaaTTGTAACTATGaagtattatatatagtatagtcACAACAAAGATACATTTAATTTACCCTGTGATTTTAAAGTGGAGTTCTATAACTCCATTAGATATATGGAGTTCTACAACCCCAAAATCTATTAtatattcataataaaattacAAAGACTAAGTATTAAAACAGAGCAATCTCTGCAGGCCAGCAGGAACTCATCAGAATATTCAAACTGAATTTCCACACATATTCAAACTGAATTTTGTGGAATAAGAGGCTTTTCAAAAAAATGATTTCACTATTTGACTTTTCCCTTACACAGTGACTTCAGGGACATACTGTTAATAGCCCCCACAGATATGTcctctataaaatatatatgtgtacacatatattggagaaggaaagggcaacccactccagtgttcttgcctaagtatcccagggacggggaagcctggtgggctgccgtctatggggtcgcacagactcggacacgactgaagcgacttggccgCAGCAGCAGAATTCTGCATAAGGTTCTTTCtcaacttaatttttattaacaGTAACAGTAATAAAGTAAGCAATATTTGTGCagcaaataaaaaaggaaatataaaagtcTGTCAATCTCAACTTCTTTTACATTCTTCCAacaccatgaaaataaaaagcaggtTTACAGACCTCTTCTTTAGTTAAATGCTGTTCTCGCATTACATCCATGTAAGTCCTAGCATTCATTTTAGGATCAGGGGTCTTCCCTCCTGCAGAAAAGAACAGCAACAGGACAAGAGtacaataaataaaagataattaggTTCAATTGATTTATCTGCCCTGCTCTAATATTACATTATTCCataatctttaatttattttttgatgaaaaACTTTAATAATTATACATCTTACTTTTTATTGAGTTTGCTGATCAATTTAACCTGTTTGAACACAAACATATCTACAGCAgtttaaaacaaagattttaatgcatataaaaacaaaatgacagcACAGTTTAGTGTCTTCAGAAGTGATGGGTTCCTGGGTTGCTAATCCGGAATACGTACACTTTCGTGCCTTTGTCTCCATCAGCAGTTCTGACTTCAAGCAGCAGAATAGAAGCCTAGAAAATTATCTCTTTACCATTAGTAACACTTTGGAAAGATATTTATATTCAAAACATTACCTGTTGCAAGCTGTTAAAATCCTGACTACAAGTAACTACGACTAGATAAGTTCTTCATACAATGTTCTACAACAGTTATAGTTTAGAaaatctgactttaaaaaatatacctcTAATCTTATTCTGATGTCATGTTACTAAAAAGGGCTTCATGGGCTTTCCATGTTTTGTTGACCCAGAaacatatttttatcttcttaggAAGTATAAATAACAACTGGAAAcatattacttaaaatatattacttcTACCAGTTATTATGATGCATATAGAAAAAAAGTGGTGTACAAAGAGATGTGTTAGTCTCTTGGTTAAAGTTTCAGTATTTGCTTTTCAAACTTTGAAATATCTTAAAGAAGCCCAAATGAAACAATACAAGATTCACAGAGGCACACGATGTTTTAGAAATGTGATAATTAGCTATACAAGTAGTATAGCATCATAATttaggaaaatataataaaattctaAGACATTTCCTATGCTGAAGATCATGCCCAATTGATAGTGTCATTCTTTCTGACACTAGCTCTGATAAGACTTCCTTTGGAATACTTTTTCACCATAATCTAGAGAGGATGTGTTGAACTGCACCCTTAAGAATGCAGACAGGACTGGCATATAGCAGTACTGCTGTAGGAAAGAAATTAAGGACAGTTAGTATGGGCCTGTGAATTCTGACATACATGTTTAAATCAATTACAATTATGCAAGTAAAAAAAGAATATCCCTACTAATTCATGCAGGCTGAAAGTCTAATTTATAAACCTGCAGcagaatctaattttaaaaaacaggcacCTAATTTTGATTTTGAAACTCACTCACCTGAGGAAAGCATCCATCAGGCTCACTATGCCCCTTGTGCTGACCTGCACACTAAAATCAGCAAAACAGACTCCaactattaaaaatatcaaagtcTTTGTATACATACTTCTGTTTTAACTTTAAGTTTGCTTAGAGCAAAGTAGGTGCATTTATTAAACTATATTTAGAGCAACATGGGGGGAGCTCTAATGTGGAAACAGTTTCTCAAAAGTTAACAATCCTAAAAATCTAGATTTGGGATGAAAACTTTCAATAATTTGAAAGTATCTTGAGCAGAAAAACACATTTGTTCAAAGTAAAGAAAGCGTAcccaaaaacaaaagtaaaagaaaaaccttTAACCCTTTGCGTTTCTATGGCATGGGCTCATTAGTTTCTTGTCCTTCTACCTGGAAAGAAAACTGGCATTATAAAGATGAAGAATATGGCATCTGTGACTTCAACCAAATCTACACAAATCTATAGTAAGggggattttaaaaaagaaaagcaaattcatAAGCATgccaaaaaaaatcaaagggcTAAAGACAACTTAACACAAATAAATTTCTGAATACTTATAGAAAAGTGGGAAAGAATTACCATCTGCAAAAGGATCAAGACGCTCAGGGGAAATTATCATGGTCCGCCTGTGCTTTTTGTATTCATCTTCCCGATCTGCAATCTTCGGAGGTCTATGCTCAGCAAATGGATCATACTGAAAAGAGGTATGTCTCACTTAATATTCACTTATTAAATAACCAAACAAAATCACAAACAAAAGTCAGaacattataaaacataaaaatgcttaataaatgcctACTAATATTCTGTATCAATACTCACATAAATGCTATTATGAGAAAGTAAGGCATATGAGAAATTTCCATAGTTCAATCCCCTCAATCCCCTTCATGAAATTATCACCTTTATAACCTaactatttctaattttctcaaaTCAACTCTCCTCAAAATATTAACTTGACtcataaaataaatgagtttccCCGGGAGTTGAgacattcagttttctttatccaAATAAACTCTGGTTTAATCTTTAAGTTACCTGTTCTGTTGACTGTGGTATATCATTAAGCAATGCCACAGGGGCATGATATCCTGGCTTCTTCTGACCAAGCAAACTTGTAGATGATGAGTAGTCATCGTCATCCTGCAATGGAATGCCCCCCCAAAACCAAGAAATGTCAGAACTTAGAAACTAGAAAGTACATAGAGAttcaatatgaaaacaaaatacagtatGATAAAACTTGTTAACACTTGCGTTTTCTGTTCAACtcaaaaaactattaaaacaattaaatataGTTTTCTACACTCTTAAAAAGATTCAATAAGGACTGCTTTCTGTGGAAGTCAAAGTTATATACGGACTAGAAAAATGTGagcatttcatttttctcacttcagttcagtcgctcagtcgtgtccaactctttgcgaccccatgaatcacagcacgccaggcctccctgtccatcaccaactcccggagttcactcagactcacatccatcgagtcggtgatgccatccagccatctcatcctctgtcatccctttctcctcctgcccccaatccctcccagcatcagagtcttttccaataagtcaactcttcacatgaggtggccaaagtactggagtttcagctttagcatcattccttcccaagaaatcccagggctgatctccttcagaatggactggttggatctccttgcagtccaagggactctcagtgggcatgattaaatttgtttttcagatttggaAACTACAAACAGCTTCTTTAGAATTCTCCAGTTTCCTGGtctaactcttttttaaaaaacatggttTAAccacagaaaaaagtaaaatgtaattaattttaaatgtatttccctAATAGTATTACTGTGTTTAGACAGAATaatgttatattattattttactaatgTAAGAAGTGCCACAACAGGGAGATCTCAAGAAGATCTTAACacgtcatttattttatttaaaactgaaaaaacaatttCCTAGTCAGCTTTTGGAACACAGAGCCATTACTGCCTCTTACCATTAAGGTATGATATGCAAAGAGGCCTGACTGGCTTCTACAAACTTTGCTTtggcacttaaaattttttctttaaaaaaggtgctaactataaaataaaatatggcttGAATTTCATAAAAACAATAAGTTTCACAATCTATATACACAGGTTACTGAATCACACAAAAGTGATAAGCTATTCACCAAATTTGGATGTTTGGGATGGTCTGACAAGATATAAGCTCTGTGGAATATATGAAAATACTTTAAGAGATGTGTTTCAAAATAAGAGGTAATCATCCTTCGGAGTTAACTAAAACAGGCTCGAAAAAGCCCATTAATGTCAGTACCAAGAAACAGTTCATTCATATTAAGATACCAAGGGAGAAAAAAACAGTATCAAGCAAATATCAGAGGTCACAAGCCATTTACAATGAAATCACTTCTTACAGGGCTCCTCCAGATAGAGCTCAGTAGGTAACAATAACTCAGTAAGTTACTTTTACAATGGTTAATGATTTCCAGGTGCTTTGCTAAATAAACTAGTTTTAAAATAAGAGTCAGAACTGAGCACTTCCAGAAGTCTTAGAAGAGAAAGACACCTTCAACAGTTTTAGCCTCCCAAAGAAAAGATTTCTCAATCTCCAAAATGTCTTCTGAGATTAAACCAGATGACTCCAACcagaaaatttgtatttcttgCTCTCCAACAAAAAAATGCTAGGACTTTTTGTATACTATGAAACTTACATCTTCAAGTTCAGTTGCAGCAATTGATGTCACATATCCAGCAAACCTGCTGTCACTTCCACCGTAAATTTCCTGGTCATAATAACCCGTAGAATCAAGGCCCACTCCTTGAGCTTCATCAAGAGCTGCCTTCTTGCCTTGAATTTCTCGGATCTGTGCTTCAATAtctgtaagaaaataaacacagatttTCTTAGTCTCATTTTCCAAACAGCACTCAACATAATACATTTCTCTACTGGGTATTATCAAAATAACCATAAAAAAgtattgatttttaataaatttaaaatatctccaCCTCAACAGAAGGTACTTATGCACACAAAAGAAATCCTATTTTATCAACTACAAGTTACTCTTACATTAAAAACAGCTTGCCAAAGTTTATTAAACTACCATTAAATTTTAACCTTTCCCAACTGAAAGAATCCTGGTGACATTGATTAGGGAGCAAGAACAACACTTAAGATTATTTAAACACTACTAGAAAGGTAAAAACAGTACTGTAGAGAGTGGGTCTCAAACTCAAATGTGCAACAAATCGTCTGTGTGTTCTGATTTTGTTAGAATGCAAAAGGCCTAGATCAGACCCAAGTTTCTGCATTCCTAACAAGTTCCGAGGTAAAAACCTAAACATCTTCAATAGTAAAATAACAAAGGATAAAATCTAAATTCTTAAGCATGTAATACAGAGCCCTACAGtttggctgcaaccaccatcacATTAGATTTATGACTTACAGTCTgagctttaaattaaaaatgtatgccTTAAAGGCTCTTTACCTACTAATACACTGATCtatgtgtctcagtttcctacaACAGAGAGTTtcattttaaggattaaatgacataatgaGCATGAAACACTTAAGCATTCAATGAGTCCCCCAAGCACTGTGTCTATCCATAGGTCTGACATTCAGAAGATGCACATGTGGTGAATGAAGTATCAACTCTTAACTGCTTTGCTAATTTTTAACTCATCATCTTATAATCTAATTTCATATCTCCATCAATTATCTAAATCATGATAATTTCCCAATCATCCTAGTAACATCCTTCACATCCTAGTAACATGTTCTCTCGTTTCCTGATCCTATCAAGAACCACACACTGCATATAGTCatgtctcttcagtctcctttAAATAGACTAGACTTCCAACCTTTTTTCAAAGTCTTTCCTGACACCAGGTAACTTTAAATTACAAACTgatgtttcattttaataatctTAATAATCTATAGGTGTGTAAAGAAAAAAGCGTTTCCACTGCCAGCGATCTGTGACCTCACGAACAGGCATTTCTTGCTAGCTCATTACCTTCAACTGAACTAGTCCTTTGATACTAGGCACTTTTGAAACACTCATTTATTAGTTTGCAagcatcaaaaggaaaaaattcaagTGGTACAAATAAATGcctaacccccacccccagctaaGGGAGAAAACCCTCTCTAAGTCTTCAAGATGTGTGTGGTTTAAAGTAGAAAATGCAATAACATTATCTAGTCCAAGGCACAGCGTGCGGGAGCAAGTCTCAGAAACTCAAAATAAGGCAATAGAGTTAATACTGAAATTAGCAGCCCCAGTTTGTAAACGAATCTCTTATAGTGTATCAGAGCACTACCATCCCCACTTATTTTTCCTGCATTTCTCCCCTCAAAACTGTTACAGGAGCCCAGGCAGCCAACGGCCTCCATCACAATTAACCACAAACAGAAATATCGTCATCTGAGTGGACTGATTCATTTTActattctctctgctgctgctgctgctgctgctaagtcgcttcagttgtgtctgactctgtgcgaccccatagacggcagcccatcaggctcccccatccctgggattctccaggcaagaacactggagtgggttgccatttccttctccaatgcatgcaagtgaaaagtgaaagtgaagtcgcacagttgtgtccgactcttagcgaccccatggactgcagcctaccaggctcctccatccatgggattttccaggccagagtactggagtgggatgccattgccttctccaactattcTCTCTactgttgtttatatatttatgtatatatttaagctTTAACCCATATTAgatcccccctgccccccagaacACTTTTTCTCCTGATATaatacaaagaactctctcagGGATTAGTAAAATTGGCTCAAGGATGAGTGGAGATctattctcattttttcctttttgaacattcccatttcagaaatgtttacggtttaaaaaaaataaaaaaccaccaccactaggtgcatgtatcatttttcaaagtattttttttttaaagaaccataaATGCTACCTACTGTCATCAGGACTCAGGCAATAAACACAAATGGGTTAATCGCGCCAGCCAAATAGTCTGCAATCTCCTCTCCACAGCATCAGTATAGTCTACTAACTAACCACTTACATCAAAATCACCTGAGGAATCTGTTACAAGAACAGACTCCTAGGCCTCAAATACACTAAATCAGAACCTCCAGTGTATGAACCCATGCTTCCACATTATCAGGAAACTCATACCTAGCCCAATACCTCTCCATTTGCAGCCCATCCCAGTCTCACCAAAATCaccaattttatattttcctctaggtgatatacaaatgaaaaaccagaaagggGCACTGTTTCATAAAAACTGCATCACACTACACTTATCATTGTGCAGCATGCTCAGTCCCCAACTTACATCACAGACAGCTTTATTTCCCCTCTAAAGAACTTTTCCGTTGTAAGGTTTCACTAACATCCCTTTATTTGGATAATATGTTTATTCACAAACTGTCATCTACTGAATTTTACCTACTGATTTTATGTCTTTACTGATTAGCAACAGTTGTCTTATTGTGGAACAATTATAGCAAAATATTAAGAATTGGTAAAGTTGGACAATGGGTTAC encodes:
- the SF3B1 gene encoding splicing factor 3B subunit 1 isoform X3 yields the protein MAKIAKTHEDIEAQIREIQGKKAALDEAQGVGLDSTGYYDQEIYGGSDSRFAGYVTSIAATELEDDDDDYSSSTSLLGQKKPGYHAPVALLNDIPQSTEQYDPFAEHRPPKIADREDEYKKHRRTMIISPERLDPFADGFYSAA